In Verrucomicrobiota bacterium JB022, the genomic stretch TGGGCGTGGTGGATGCTGCTCTGGGCAGTCGCGTCGGACTTCCTCGACGGTTACCTCGCGCGTCGCTTCAACTGGACCTCCAACCTCGGTAAGCTGCTCGACGCCATGATCGACAAGGTGCTGGTGCTGGGCGGCTTCGCGCTGCTCATTATCGTGGGCCTGCTCGTGCCGTGGTGGTTTGTGACCGTCGTCGTGCTGCTGATGGCGGTGCGCGAATTTGGCATCACCTGGATGCGCCTCGTGGCCGCCAAAAAGGGCCTCGTGCTGGCGGCGGAGAAGACGGGCAAGATCAAGACCGCCGCCCAGATGGCCAGCCTGCTCGTGATCTTCGCCGTGCCTGCCCTGCCGCTGGAAGCGCGGACGGCGTTGCTCTACGTGGGCTGGATCCTCTTTTACGTCTCGGCCTACCTCACGATCAAATCCGGCCTGATCTACCTCAAGAAATACGGCCCGCTCCTGAAAAACGGGGGTGCGGCGTGAGGCGCGAGATGCAGTTGCCGCTCGCGGTGCAGTTGCTCTTGCGTCAACTGCCCGATGCAGCCGTGGTGCCGGTCGTGACGCTGGGCAAGCTCGGCCACTTGCGACCGGGGCCGGGCACCTGGGGCAGCGCAGTGGGGGTGCTGGTTTACACCGTCCTCTTTTACCCGCTGCCGTTCCCGCTGCAGATCCTCCTGCTGGCACCGTTTCTGATCTTCTGCCTGCTATGGTGCGAAGAAGGCGAGCGACGTCTCGGTCACAAAGACCCGAGCGAGCTGATCCTCGACGAAGTCGCCGGGCAACAACTGGCGTTTTTCGGCCTCGGTAGTATCATCCACGCCAGTAACTACCCGTGGGCCTACTTCCTTGCCGGGTTCGCGCTCTTCCGCTTTTTCGACATCCTGAAGCCCCTCGGGATCAAACGCCTGCAGAACTTCCCCGGCGGCATGGGTGTGCTGGTCGACGATCTGGTGGCCGGCCTTGCCGCCGCCGTCTGCCTCGGCCTCGCGCACTTCTATCTGCTGCCGTTGGTTGTGGAGTAGGGCGGGGTATTGGGCCTCACGCCAAGGCGCAAAGACGCCAAGAAAAATCCCGATCTACTCCCCTCCTTCGCGTCTCTGCGGCTTGGCGTGAGGTTCGCTTGAGAATCAAAGCTCGTCCGCCGTACTTGAAGTCGGAAAAATGGGCAGTTCAAAACGCGCCATCCCGTTGGCGTAGCGAAACTGCACCATCTGCACTTCTGTCTCGGAAACTTCGCGGTCGGCGCAGCCGTAGGTGGCCGACCACGCAAAGCGGTAGCTGAGGTGATAGGCGTCGTCGTTTTCCGCCACCACCTCTTGCAAGCCAAACACGTCGCACTTCGCGCTAGGGTGGAGGTGCGTCATGTCTTCCAGCAGGAAATCTTGCAAGGCTGGCTCGTGACTGCGCAAGCAACGCAACAGCAAAGCCGGGGTGGCAGGTGCCGCCCCAAGCTTCAGTTCGAGCTGCCGAACGGCCATCGCTCCTACACGCCAGCCGCTTCGCCCACCGTATCAATGGCGGCGAGTTGCTCGCAGACGCGGCTGATCAGGAATTCTGGGGTCGAGGCACCGGCGGTGACGCCGACGATGCGGAATTGCGCCATCTCTTCCGCGTCGATCTCCTTGGCAGTCTCGATGTGGTAGGTCGGCTTGCCGGTGCGTTGGGCAAGCAGGGCCAGCTTGCGAGTGTTGGCCGAGTGATGGCCGCCGATCACGACAAAGGCTTCGACGCCCTGGTCCATCAACACCGCGATATCGCCTTGGCGGTCCTTCGTCGCGCCGCAAATGGTGTCGACGATCACGGCCTTGGGGAAGCGGGAGATCAGGTGATCGCCGAGACGGTGAAACTCGTCCGTAAACATGGTAGTTTGCGACACCATCAGCACCTGGTCGCCCAGCTCGGGCAGGGCGTCGATCTCGTCGGTATTCTTGATCACGTGGCCGCGGCCCTCGGTGTAGCCAAGCAGGCCGATGACCTCCGGGTGGCGCTCGTCGCCGAAAATTACGGTGTGGAAGCCCTTGCGCGAGTGCAGCTTGATCTTGCCCGCTACGATGCCCACATCCGGGCAGGTGGCGTCCTTGAAATCAATCCCGATGGACTTGAGATAGGAGCGACGCTCGGGGGAGATGCCGTGCGCGCGCACCACGAGTACAGCGTTCTTGTCCTGCTCCGCATCGATCGTGAGGTCGGAACGGCTCTGGTAGTCACCCACTTCGCGCACACCTTCGGCCTGCAGCTTTTCCATCATCTGGCTGTTGTGGATCAGCGGCCCGTCGGTGTAGACGGGGTGGCGGCCCTTGGAGGCAAAATCGCGTGCAATGTTGATCGCCCGCTCGACGCCCCAGCAAAAACCAGCGCTCTTGGCCCGAATAACTTTCATGATGCCTGCTAATATGGGCCAACCCGCCCCCGGCGTCAACGCTGGCGAACGGGTGGGGGATGCGTGTTTTCAAGCCGCAGATTTACGCAGATCAACGCAGAACAGAATCTCGTGCCACGGCACTAGTCTCCATCCGCGACAATCCGCGTTTCATCCGCGGCTAAAACCATTACGGCTTTATCTGATTCAATATTCACCTAAAGAGTGGTTCCAGGTATGGCCGAGCTGCTCGTCTGTCTGTAGACGTTCGCTGGGAAAAGTAGCGGTAAATGGCAAATCTCCCCGCGAGGCCACTTCCACGAAGAAAAGGTCAATGGCGTCGCTCAGCCCCAAGCCGAGGCGACTGAGGACCTCTTCAGCCTCGCGATACCGTGCTTCTTCAACATGTAAATGAAGGACGATCGTATGTGGCATAGGTTATTAGATGTCCAAAGACGCTGGATTCTCAAGCCCCATCGAGAAGGCGCAACTTGCGAATCTTGCGCCGGTTCATAGGTTGTAGATATGCGCACACGGTGGATCATGGCGTTGGTGGGGCTGGGCTGGATGGGCATGGCTGGCTTGGCTATGACCGGGTGCAGGCAGGAGCCGCTGGAGACGCCCACGCTCCAATACCCGGCCGATCTCGCCCGCAAGCTGGAGCGCAAGTTTCCACCCGGCACGGCAATGGCCAACGTCACCAAATGGATGTTCCGCGAAGCCTTCGAGCTGGAGAGCTGGACGGACCAGATTGTGACCTACAAGCGCGTCGATCGTCCTTACATCGACGGCTCCGTGACCTACCACGTTTACGTCTACCACGAAAATGGGTTTGTGCAGGGCTTTGAGGTCGACCGGGCGGACTCATCGGGCACGGGCGGCGACAGTAGCGCCCGTCGCAGCCGGTAAAGTCGGCAGCCCAGTGTTTGCTGTTTGAATTGCGCGGTTGAAAAAGGTTCGGCCTGTCGCCAACCTGTGTGCGTCCATGAAACATTTCTACATCACCACCGCCATCGACTATGCGAATGGGAGCCTGCACATCGGCCACGCCTACGAAAAGGTGCTGACCGATGTCATCGCACGCTACCACCGCCTGATGGGCGAACCGGTCCACTACCTGACCGGTCTCGACGAGCACGGGCAAAAGGTGCAGCAGAAGGCAGCCAGTGAGGGCGTCGAGCCCCAGGCCTTTGTCGATCAGGTGGCAGTGATGTTTGGCGAGCTGATCCAGAAGCTCGACATCACCAACGACGACTTTATCCGCACCACGCAGCCCCGCCACAAGCAAGTCGTGCAGGACATCCTGCAAGACCTCTACGACCGTGGAGAAATCTACCTCGGCGACTACAAGGGCTACTATTCGGTGCGCCAGGAGCAGTTTGTGGCCGAGAAGGAGCGT encodes the following:
- the ispH gene encoding 4-hydroxy-3-methylbut-2-enyl diphosphate reductase; the protein is MKVIRAKSAGFCWGVERAINIARDFASKGRHPVYTDGPLIHNSQMMEKLQAEGVREVGDYQSRSDLTIDAEQDKNAVLVVRAHGISPERRSYLKSIGIDFKDATCPDVGIVAGKIKLHSRKGFHTVIFGDERHPEVIGLLGYTEGRGHVIKNTDEIDALPELGDQVLMVSQTTMFTDEFHRLGDHLISRFPKAVIVDTICGATKDRQGDIAVLMDQGVEAFVVIGGHHSANTRKLALLAQRTGKPTYHIETAKEIDAEEMAQFRIVGVTAGASTPEFLISRVCEQLAAIDTVGEAAGV
- a CDS encoding phosphatidylglycerophosphatase A, with protein sequence MQLPLAVQLLLRQLPDAAVVPVVTLGKLGHLRPGPGTWGSAVGVLVYTVLFYPLPFPLQILLLAPFLIFCLLWCEEGERRLGHKDPSELILDEVAGQQLAFFGLGSIIHASNYPWAYFLAGFALFRFFDILKPLGIKRLQNFPGGMGVLVDDLVAGLAAAVCLGLAHFYLLPLVVE
- a CDS encoding type II toxin-antitoxin system RelB/DinJ family antitoxin, translated to MPHTIVLHLHVEEARYREAEEVLSRLGLGLSDAIDLFFVEVASRGDLPFTATFPSERLQTDEQLGHTWNHSLGEY
- the pgsA gene encoding CDP-diacylglycerol--glycerol-3-phosphate 3-phosphatidyltransferase; the protein is MLRHIPNIITFSRIPALAFVAYWTLVPGDDHAAWAWWMLLWAVASDFLDGYLARRFNWTSNLGKLLDAMIDKVLVLGGFALLIIVGLLVPWWFVTVVVLLMAVREFGITWMRLVAAKKGLVLAAEKTGKIKTAAQMASLLVIFAVPALPLEARTALLYVGWILFYVSAYLTIKSGLIYLKKYGPLLKNGGAA